A stretch of the Desulfovibrio sp. X2 genome encodes the following:
- a CDS encoding ABC transporter permease gives MSVEPADGMSAGSADGGRVVLRGAWTVQWLAAAAAGLESLDCRGRTRFDVSGVTVMDSAGAWAVERARRALRTKGCEVEFSGASEEQELLLAHVAAFTPELPLPAGPRLYFLEMLNRMGAGLIRVTSHTLRQIGFTGMALACAARTLFRPARLRLTSAVHHMEAVGIDAVPIVALLSFLIGTVMVFVAVQQLARFGAELYTINMLEVAVYREMAPLLTAIIVAGRSGSAFTAQIGAMVVNEEVDAMRSMGLDPLEMLVLPRLLALVLMVPLLTFIADMLGVLGGGLMCWSSIGIAPAAFLERFQSLPWPWHFRVGLIKAPFFAVIIGAIGCFEGFEVQGSSASVGERTTRSVVEAIFWVIVLDAAFAAFFSILGY, from the coding sequence GTGTCCGTCGAGCCCGCGGACGGCATGTCCGCAGGCTCTGCGGACGGCGGGCGCGTCGTGCTGCGCGGCGCCTGGACCGTCCAGTGGCTCGCCGCGGCCGCCGCCGGGCTCGAGAGCCTGGACTGCAGGGGGCGGACGCGCTTCGACGTCTCCGGCGTCACGGTCATGGACTCCGCCGGGGCCTGGGCCGTGGAGCGCGCGCGCAGGGCCCTGCGCACGAAAGGCTGCGAGGTCGAGTTCAGCGGGGCGTCAGAAGAGCAGGAGCTGCTCCTGGCCCACGTGGCCGCCTTCACGCCGGAGCTGCCGTTGCCAGCGGGACCGCGCCTCTATTTCCTGGAGATGCTGAACCGCATGGGCGCGGGCCTCATCCGAGTCACGAGCCATACGCTGCGCCAGATCGGCTTCACCGGCATGGCGCTCGCCTGCGCGGCGCGCACCCTCTTCCGGCCCGCGCGGCTGCGCCTGACCTCGGCCGTTCACCACATGGAGGCCGTGGGCATAGACGCCGTGCCCATCGTGGCCCTGCTCTCCTTCCTCATCGGCACGGTCATGGTCTTCGTGGCCGTGCAGCAGCTCGCCCGCTTCGGCGCGGAGCTCTACACCATCAACATGCTGGAGGTGGCCGTATACCGAGAGATGGCCCCCCTGCTCACGGCCATCATCGTGGCCGGCCGCTCGGGCAGCGCCTTCACCGCGCAGATCGGGGCCATGGTGGTCAACGAGGAGGTGGACGCCATGCGCTCCATGGGGCTCGACCCCCTGGAGATGCTCGTCCTGCCGCGCCTGCTGGCCCTGGTCCTCATGGTCCCGCTGCTGACCTTCATCGCGGACATGCTCGGCGTGCTGGGCGGCGGGCTCATGTGCTGGTCGTCCATCGGCATCGCCCCGGCCGCGTTCCTCGAGCGCTTCCAGAGCCTGCCCTGGCCGTGGCACTTCCGCGTGGGCCTCATCAAGGCCCCCTTCTTCGCCGTGATCATCGGCGCCATCGGCTGCTTCGAGGGCTTCGAGGTGCAGGGTTCCTCCGCCTCGGTGGGCGAGCGCACCACGCGCTCCGTGGTCGAGGCCATCTTCTGGGTCATCGTCCTGGACGCGGCCTTCGCCGCGTTCTTCAGCATCCTGGGCTACTGA
- a CDS encoding carboxypeptidase-like regulatory domain-containing protein encodes MRQSPVRVRIPAPFSGLVLLLAAACLCALLSPLLSPSPALAQQSASVSGQITLPSGDSVIGAIVELSLNGTTVDTDVTGFDGGYAFSGLKPASGYEIMVTMETHSLRSHVFDLAAGQKLNLDLSF; translated from the coding sequence ATGCGTCAGTCCCCTGTGCGCGTCCGCATTCCCGCCCCCTTTTCCGGGCTCGTCCTGCTGCTCGCCGCCGCCTGCCTGTGCGCGCTGCTCTCCCCGCTCCTGTCCCCGAGCCCCGCGCTCGCCCAGCAGTCTGCGTCCGTCTCGGGCCAGATCACCCTGCCCTCGGGCGATTCCGTGATCGGTGCCATCGTGGAGCTGAGCCTGAACGGCACCACCGTTGACACGGACGTGACCGGCTTCGACGGCGGCTACGCCTTCTCGGGCCTCAAGCCCGCCTCGGGCTACGAGATCATGGTGACCATGGAGACCCATTCACTGCGCAGCCACGTCTTCGACCTCGCCGCGGGGCAGAAGCTGAACCTCGACCTGTCCTTCTAG
- a CDS encoding HAMP domain-containing sensor histidine kinase, translated as MWELDVGSGRLNFGPGMTEVFGDEAAQRLATLGDFSARVHPADRGMVMERLRSHLQGRTPAFDAEFRFLMENGSPHWVRCFGESVPSLDGAPQIVAGTCVDADAPHRARASLAEARATSRRVRKARDQFLANASHELRTPLHGLVGMLQLATFAEEPSETAGYLDMAQQAARQLQETIGRLLDMAHVAASPPRSGVSDFEPAPFFSGIAGGMAARCADKGLSFCMQLDGDLPAMLRGDARHLSEILHHLLDNAVRFTERGEVALVVSALPGQFLGGVNLLAVVRDSGPGIPPEKQEQVFEPFALGEDVLTKRNSGMGLGLALARSQAEGMGGRVWCESEPGSGSSFHLLVPMRVSSCTL; from the coding sequence ATGTGGGAACTCGACGTCGGCAGCGGCCGCCTGAATTTCGGCCCCGGCATGACCGAGGTCTTCGGCGACGAAGCAGCGCAACGCCTGGCCACCCTCGGGGATTTTTCCGCCCGCGTGCATCCGGCCGACAGGGGCATGGTCATGGAGCGGCTGCGCTCGCACCTGCAGGGCAGGACCCCGGCCTTCGACGCCGAGTTCCGCTTCCTGATGGAGAACGGATCGCCGCACTGGGTGCGCTGCTTCGGCGAGAGCGTGCCGAGCCTGGACGGGGCTCCGCAGATCGTGGCCGGGACCTGCGTGGACGCGGACGCCCCGCACCGCGCCCGGGCCTCCCTGGCCGAGGCGCGCGCCACCAGCCGCCGCGTGCGCAAGGCGCGCGACCAGTTCCTGGCCAATGCCAGCCACGAGCTGCGCACGCCCCTGCACGGGCTGGTGGGCATGCTGCAGCTCGCCACCTTCGCGGAGGAGCCCTCGGAGACCGCGGGCTACCTCGACATGGCCCAGCAGGCGGCCCGCCAGCTCCAGGAGACGATCGGCCGCCTCCTCGACATGGCCCACGTGGCCGCGAGCCCGCCGCGCTCCGGAGTCTCGGACTTCGAGCCCGCCCCCTTCTTCTCCGGCATCGCCGGGGGCATGGCCGCGCGCTGCGCCGACAAGGGGCTCTCCTTTTGCATGCAGCTGGACGGGGACCTGCCCGCCATGCTGCGGGGCGACGCCCGCCATCTTTCGGAGATCCTGCACCACCTCCTGGACAACGCCGTGCGCTTCACCGAGCGGGGGGAGGTGGCCCTCGTCGTCTCGGCCCTGCCCGGCCAGTTCCTGGGCGGGGTCAACCTGCTGGCCGTGGTGCGCGACAGCGGCCCGGGCATCCCGCCCGAGAAGCAGGAGCAGGTCTTCGAGCCCTTCGCCCTGGGCGAGGACGTGCTGACCAAGAGGAACAGCGGCATGGGGCTCGGCCTCGCCCTGGCGCGCAGCCAGGCCGAGGGCATGGGCGGCCGCGTCTGGTGCGAGAGCGAGCCGGGCTCGGGCAGCTCGTTCCACCTCCTCGTGCCCATGCGCGTCTCCTCCTGCACCCTCTAG
- a CDS encoding MlaD family protein produces the protein MEIRARYVAVGLFTLLVILAGFGYVWWKAKAQLERNTALYDIYFEAPVSGLAPASDVQFNGIKVGQVKEIAVVPDDPSKVRVRVDIRQDTPIREDSVAKLEPKGITGVTFVQILGGANHSPPLRAKPGQEVPVIPSQRSELAELVASAPEVLNRAIVLLNNLNEVLSPENRKALTQIIGNVRDVTATVANRRGEIDRTLADAGAAARNIAEVSGRMRSMADRMDVILGRAQTAFDKADTAMSAARDTFARADVFIDKDLAQAAASFRTLADDLDRAVKESSPGVAAFSNEGLANLNRLLREASALAASLERLSERVESNPQSFLFGNRLPEEPVK, from the coding sequence ATGGAGATCCGGGCGCGCTACGTGGCCGTGGGACTGTTCACCCTGCTCGTGATCCTCGCCGGCTTCGGCTACGTCTGGTGGAAGGCCAAGGCGCAGCTCGAACGCAACACGGCGCTCTACGACATCTACTTCGAGGCCCCGGTCTCGGGCCTCGCGCCCGCGAGCGACGTGCAGTTCAACGGCATCAAGGTCGGCCAGGTGAAGGAGATCGCCGTGGTCCCGGACGATCCCTCCAAGGTCCGGGTGCGCGTGGACATCCGCCAGGACACCCCGATTCGCGAGGATTCCGTGGCCAAGCTCGAGCCCAAGGGCATCACCGGCGTGACCTTCGTCCAGATCCTCGGCGGAGCGAACCACAGCCCGCCGCTGCGCGCCAAGCCCGGCCAGGAGGTCCCGGTCATCCCCTCGCAGCGCTCCGAGCTCGCCGAGCTCGTGGCCTCGGCGCCCGAGGTCCTGAACCGGGCCATCGTGCTCCTGAACAACCTGAACGAGGTCCTGAGCCCCGAGAACCGCAAGGCCCTGACCCAGATCATCGGCAACGTGCGCGACGTGACCGCCACGGTGGCGAACAGGCGGGGGGAGATCGACCGCACCCTGGCGGACGCCGGGGCCGCGGCCAGGAACATCGCCGAGGTCTCGGGCCGCATGCGCTCCATGGCCGACCGCATGGACGTCATCCTGGGCCGGGCGCAGACCGCCTTCGACAAGGCCGACACGGCCATGAGCGCGGCCCGCGACACCTTCGCCCGGGCCGACGTGTTCATCGACAAGGATCTCGCCCAGGCCGCGGCCTCGTTCCGCACCCTGGCCGACGACCTCGACCGCGCGGTCAAGGAATCCTCGCCCGGCGTGGCCGCCTTCTCCAACGAAGGGCTGGCCAACCTGAACCGGCTGCTGCGCGAGGCCTCGGCCCTGGCGGCCAGCCTGGAGCGGCTGTCCGAGCGCGTGGAGTCCAACCCGCAATCCTTCCTGTTCGGCAACCGCCTGCCCGAGGAGCCCGTGAAATGA
- a CDS encoding ABC-type transport auxiliary lipoprotein family protein, producing the protein MSPARSLKILARVLAPATALAALLVLAACSGLPGNGPAPDIYTLSPKSTFEAQAPRVDSQLALAMPTTSRALDTDRIALRPEPLEYRYYKGVRWTGHLPAMVQTLLLESFENTGLITAVGRDSSILRADYLLLADIREFQIDDFGPSAPRANVRIVLKLVRQPASRIVDSRSFEAEVPFTRNGMTGIVGGFDQALGKVLKKGVPWALENIAQDAAAR; encoded by the coding sequence ATGAGCCCCGCCCGCAGCCTGAAGATCCTCGCCCGCGTCCTGGCGCCCGCGACCGCGCTCGCCGCCCTGCTCGTCCTCGCGGCCTGCTCGGGGCTGCCCGGCAACGGCCCGGCCCCGGACATCTACACCCTCTCGCCCAAGTCCACCTTCGAGGCCCAGGCGCCCAGGGTGGACAGCCAGCTCGCCCTGGCCATGCCCACGACCAGCCGGGCGCTGGACACGGACCGCATCGCCCTGCGCCCCGAGCCCCTGGAGTACCGCTACTACAAGGGCGTGCGCTGGACAGGCCACCTGCCCGCCATGGTCCAGACCCTGCTCCTCGAGTCCTTCGAGAACACCGGCCTGATCACGGCGGTGGGGCGCGACTCCAGCATCCTGCGCGCCGACTACCTGCTGCTCGCGGACATCCGGGAATTCCAGATCGACGACTTCGGCCCGTCCGCGCCGCGCGCCAACGTGCGCATCGTGCTCAAGCTGGTCCGCCAGCCCGCGTCGCGCATCGTGGACTCGCGGTCCTTCGAGGCCGAGGTGCCGTTCACGCGAAACGGCATGACCGGCATCGTGGGGGGCTTCGACCAGGCCCTGGGCAAGGTGCTCAAGAAGGGCGTGCCCTGGGCGCTCGAGAACATCGCCCAGGACGCCGCGGCCAGATAG
- a CDS encoding ABC transporter ATP-binding protein: MDGHRPVIEVKGVTNRFGRQVVHENLDLAVLPGEILGVIGGSGAGKSVLLQTIIGLRRPQAGTVRVLGHEVHDASARELHSLERRWGVLFQDGALFSSLTVTQNVQTAMREHLRLPQRLMDELAAMKLAMVGLPPEAGCKYPSELSGGMRKRAGLARALALDPDILFLDEPTSGLDPIGAAGFDQLVLNLHRTLRPTVFMVTHDLDSLYTVCDRVAVLAERRICAIGTLEEILRVDEPWIKTYFLGPRGRAAAACHDTPGAEAPGPAPAGQGAA, encoded by the coding sequence GTGGACGGACACCGGCCGGTCATCGAGGTCAAGGGCGTGACCAACCGCTTCGGGCGGCAGGTGGTGCACGAGAATCTCGACCTCGCGGTCCTGCCCGGCGAGATCCTCGGCGTGATCGGCGGCTCGGGCGCGGGCAAGTCCGTGCTGCTGCAGACGATCATCGGGCTGCGCCGCCCCCAGGCGGGCACGGTGCGCGTGCTGGGGCACGAGGTGCACGACGCCTCGGCGCGCGAGCTCCACTCCCTGGAGCGGCGCTGGGGCGTCCTCTTCCAGGACGGCGCCCTCTTCTCCTCCCTGACCGTGACCCAGAACGTGCAGACCGCCATGCGCGAGCACCTGCGCCTGCCGCAGCGGCTCATGGACGAGCTGGCGGCCATGAAGCTGGCCATGGTCGGCCTGCCGCCCGAGGCCGGGTGCAAGTACCCCTCCGAGCTCTCCGGCGGCATGCGCAAGCGCGCCGGGCTCGCCCGGGCCCTGGCCCTGGACCCGGACATCCTCTTCCTGGACGAGCCCACCTCCGGGCTCGACCCCATCGGCGCCGCGGGCTTCGACCAGCTCGTCCTGAACCTGCACCGCACGCTGCGCCCCACGGTCTTCATGGTCACCCACGACCTCGACTCCCTGTACACGGTCTGCGACCGGGTGGCCGTGCTTGCGGAGCGGCGCATATGTGCTATTGGAACATTGGAGGAGATTCTTCGCGTGGACGAGCCCTGGATCAAGACATACTTCCTCGGTCCCCGCGGCCGCGCCGCGGCCGCCTGCCACGACACGCCCGGGGCTGAGGCGCCGGGCCCCGCCCCGGCCGGACAGGGAGCCGCCTGA